In the genome of Gemmatimonadota bacterium, the window GGCCGACGGTAGCGCCGCGACGACGGCGCGCGCCACGCACGGTGAGTACCAACTGCTCTATGGCCGGATGCTCTCGCCGTGGTGGGACCTGCAGTTGGGCGCCCGCGCCGACTTGCGCACGGCAGAGGGTGCGAACGCGTCGCGCGCTGGTGCGGTGTTGGGATTGCAGGGCTTAGCTCCAGGCTGGTTCGAGCTCGAGCCGTCGCTGTTCGTCACGACGGATGGCAATCTCTCGTTCGACCTCACCGCCTCGTACGACCTCTTCCTGACGCAACGTTTGGTTCTGCAGCCGCGCATTGAGTCCACCGTGGCACTCAAAGACGACGACGCGTTCGGTGTGGGGCGCGGATTGAGCAATACGTCCTTCGGGTTGCGTACACGGTTTGAGATCCGGCGTGAGTTTGCGCCGTATGTGGGCGTGGTGTGGGAGCGCGGCTATGGTCGCGCCGCGGAGTTGGCACGGCTCGCGGGAGAACCCGCGGGAGAAACACTCATCGTCGCGGGGCTGCGGGTGTGGAGATAAGGCGGCTCCGCGCCTAGCGCGGGGAGAGTCTGTGGAGCACGATCACGGCGGACATGGCGGGCACGGCGAACTCCCGTCGCGGGAGCCACGCGAGTCGCAGAAGAGGACCGCGGCGCTTGCGCTGCCAACTCAGAAAGGCAATCACGAGGCCCACGACAAGCACGCAGGACACTCCCCGGAGATGTTCCGCGACCGCTTCTGGTGGGCCGCGCTACTATCGATCCCCGTCGTTATCTGGTCGCCGCACGTGCAGATGCTGTTGGGGTACAATGCGCCCTCGGTACCCCTCGCTCGTTTCATCGGGCCAGTGCTTGGTTCGCTGATCTTCGGATTTGGCGGGTGGGTATTCTTGCGAGCTGCTTCAGCCGAGCTCACCGCGCGGCTTCCGGGCATGATGACGCTCATCTCTCTCGCGATTACAGTCGCATTTGTGTTCTCGTGGAGCGTCGAGATTGGGCTCGTCCGCGCTGACCCGCTGTGGTGGGAACTCGCGACCTTGGTTTCCATCATGCTGTTCGGGCACTGGATCGAGATGCGGTCCATCAACCAAGCTAAGGGTGCGCTACGTGAGTTAGCGAAGCTGCTCCCAGATACCGCCACCCGACTCACTGCCAGCGGGCAGGAGATGGTGCAAGTCGCGGAGCTGCGCGATGGCGATCGTGTGCTGATTCGGCCGGGAGAACGCGTCCCCGCCGACGGTACGCTGCAGCGCGGCCAATCTGCCGTGGATGAGTCAGTACTGACAGGAGAGTCGCGGCCCGTGAAGAAGGGCCCCGGTGATCAGCTGATCGCTGCGAGCATCAATGGCGAAGCCGCGCTCGAGATGCTGGTCACGGGCACCGGTGATGGTACCAAGCTGTCGGCGATGATGCGTCTCGTGGCCCAGGCGCAGGAGTCGAAGTCACAGGTCCAGCATCTGGCTGACCGCGCGGCGCGATTGTTGACATACGTCGCCATCGTGTCGGCAGCAATCACGCTCACCGTGTGGTGGTTGATCGGTGCAGGGGCGGAGGTGGCCATCGTCCGCGCCGTCACGGTGCTGGTCATCGCTTGCCCGCACGCACTTGGCCTGGCGGTACCGCTCGTCGTTTCCATCTCCACGGCGCGAGGAGCGCGCAACGGCTTGCTCGTGCGCGACCGGCGCGGCCTCGAGGAGGCGCGTCGAGTG includes:
- a CDS encoding copper resistance protein B, whose translation is MLTEVLEYDAAGAGRPVLFDVLAWTGGASRRLWFKADGSAATTARATHGEYQLLYGRMLSPWWDLQLGARADLRTAEGANASRAGAVLGLQGLAPGWFELEPSLFVTTDGNLSFDLTASYDLFLTQRLVLQPRIESTVALKDDDAFGVGRGLSNTSFGLRTRFEIRREFAPYVGVVWERGYGRAAELARLAGEPAGETLIVAGLRVWR
- a CDS encoding heavy metal translocating P-type ATPase yields the protein MFRDRFWWAALLSIPVVIWSPHVQMLLGYNAPSVPLARFIGPVLGSLIFGFGGWVFLRAASAELTARLPGMMTLISLAITVAFVFSWSVEIGLVRADPLWWELATLVSIMLFGHWIEMRSINQAKGALRELAKLLPDTATRLTASGQEMVQVAELRDGDRVLIRPGERVPADGTLQRGQSAVDESVLTGESRPVKKGPGDQLIAASINGEAALEMLVTGTGDGTKLSAMMRLVAQAQESKSQVQHLADRAARLLTYVAIVSAAITLTVWWLIGAGAEVAIVRAVTVLVIACPHALGLAVPLVVSISTARGARNGLLVRDRRGLEEARRVDRVVFDKTGTLTLGEFRVVQLEAVEGVTHDEALRIAAAVESQSEHPIARGIVRSATDAKLTLPDVVDARAHPGRGISAHVAGTEYWLGGPALLSERGATVPQALAALAQRAAAAGQASIHLLREHEVIAVLAVADAIRPESREAIASLRALGVQMTMLTGDAREVAAAVGKELGIEDVRAQVLPEDKARHVSELQRGGQRVAMVGDGVNDAPALATADVGIAIGAGTDVAVEAGHIVLVRSDPRDIPRIITLSRATYRKMIQNLWWAAGYNIVAIPLAAGVLAPWGIVLSPALGAVLMSASTVVVALNAQLLKRVRL